The following coding sequences lie in one Gorilla gorilla gorilla isolate KB3781 chromosome 5, NHGRI_mGorGor1-v2.1_pri, whole genome shotgun sequence genomic window:
- the ZBTB9 gene encoding zinc finger and BTB domain-containing protein 9, with product METPTPLPPVPASPTCNPAPRTIQIEFPQHSSSLLESLNRHRLEGKFCDVSLLVQGRELRAHKAVLAAASPYFHDKLLLGDAPRLTLPSVIEADAFEGLLQLIYSGRLRLPLDALPAHLLVASGLQMWQVVDQCSEILRELETSGGGISARGGNSYHALLSTTSSTGGWCIRSSPFQTPVQSSASTESPASTESPVGGEGSELGEVLQIQVEEEEEEEEEDDDEDQASATLSQTPQPQRVSGVFPRPHGPHPLPMSATPRKLPEGESAPLELPAPPALPPKIFYIKQEPFDPKEEISGSGTQPGGAKEETKVFSGGDTEGNGELGFLLPSGAGPTSGGGGPSWKPVDLHGNEILSGGGGPGGAGQAVHGPVKLGGTPPADGKRFGCLCGKRFAVKPKRDRHIMLTFSLRPFGCGICNKRFKLKHHLTEHMKTHAGALHACPHCGRRFRVHACFLRHRDLCKGQGWATAHWTYK from the coding sequence ATGGAAACCCCAACACCTTTGCCGCCTGTACCCGCCTCCCCGACCTGCAACCCAGCCCCACGGACAATCCAGATCGAGTTCCCGCAGCATAGCTCGTCGCTGCTGGAATCTCTGAACCGCCACAGGCTAGAGGGAAAGTTCTGTGATGTGTCCCTCCTGGTGCAGGGCCGGGAACTTAGGGCTCATAAAGCAGTGTTGGCTGCTGCCTCTCCTTACTTCCATGACAAGCTGCTTCTGGGGGATGCGCCTCGTCTCACTCTACCGAGTGTCATTGAAGCCGATGCCTTCGAGGGGCTGCTCCAGCTCATTTATTCAGGGCGTCTCCGCCTGCCACTGGATGCTCTTCCTGCTCATCTCCTTGTGGCCAGTGGCCTTCAAATGTGGCAAGTAGTAGATCAGTGCTCAGAAATTCTTAGAGAATTAGAAACTTCAGGTGGTGGAATTTCAGCCCGTGGAGGAAACTCCTACCATGCCCTTCTTTCCACTACATCCTCTACAGGAGGCTGGTGCATTCGCTCTTCGCCTTTCCAGACCCCAGTACAGTCCTCTGCTTCTACTGAAAGCCCTGCTTCCACTGAGAGCCctgtgggaggggagggaagtgAACTGGGAGAAGTGCTGCAAATTCAggtggaagaagaagaggaggaggaggaagaagatgatgatgaggACCAGGCGTCAGCCACACTCTCTCAGACTCCTCAGCCCCAGAGAGTATCAGGGGTTTTTCCCCGTCCTCATGGACCCCACCCACTGCCCATGAGTGCTACTCCCCGAAAGCTTCCAGAGGGTGAGAGTGCACCACTTGAGCTTCCTGCCCCTCCTGCACTGCCCCCCAAAATCTTCTACATTAAGCAGGAACCCTTCGATCCTAAGGAGGAGATATCAGGAAGTGGAACTCAGCCTGGAGGAGCAAAGGAGGAAACCAAAGTGTTTTCTGGAGGGGACACTGAAGGGAATGGGGAGCTAGGGTTCTTGTTGCCTTCAGGGGCAGGGCCAACATCTGGGGGAGGGGGTCCATCCTGGAAACCAGTGGATCTTCATGGGAATGAAATCCTATCAGGGGGTGGAGGACCTGGGGGAGCAGGCCAGGCTGTGCATGGGCCTGTGAAGCTAGGGGGGACACCCCCTGCAGATGGAAAacgctttggttgcctgtgtggGAAGCGGTTTGCAGTGAAGCCAAAGCGTGACCGGCACATCATGCTGACCTTCAGCCTTCGGCCTTTTGGCTGTGGCATCTGCAACAAGCGCTTCAAGCTGAAGCACCATCTGACAGAGCACATGAAGACCCATGCTGGAGCCCTGCATGCCTGTCCCCACTGTGGCCGTCGGTTCCGAGTCCATGCCTGTTTTCTCCGCCACCGGGACCTATGCAAGGGCCAGGGCTGGGCCACTGCCCACTGGACTTACAAGTGA